From one Solanum lycopersicum chromosome 12, SLM_r2.1 genomic stretch:
- the LOC101245139 gene encoding uncharacterized protein translates to MMMEERELDYLLVPFGIAIFVSYHAWLLTIIIRNPRRTVIGINSESRHHWVLSIMTDPIKNGVLAVQTIRNNIMASTLLATTAITLSSIISVFVSNKSSYTHSELLYGNKTSMMSSIKFFTILLCFLVAFLCNVQSIRYYAHVSFLATVPTFKERSDSIEYVARNLNRGSMFWSLGLRAFYLSFPLFLWIFGPIPMFVGCCVMSIVLYFLDTTTSFTRDLHCQSIREKRKETDVDA, encoded by the exons ATGATGATGGAGGAACGGGAACTTGACTATTTACTTGTCCCTTTTGGGATTGCCATTTTCGTATCATACCATGCCTGGCTTCTCACCATCATTATTCGCAATCCAAGAAGAACTGTTATCGGAATCAATTCTGAGTCTCGCCATCACTGGGTCCTCTCTATTATGACC GATCCAATAAAGAATGGAGTTCTCGCAGTTCAAACAATACGGAACAACATTATGGCATCTACACTTTTGGCAACAACTGCAATTACGCTCAGCTCAATTATTAGTGTATTTGTGAGCAACAAATCAAGCTATACGCACTCCGAGCTACTGTATGGGAATAAAACATCTATGATGTCTTCTATAAAGTTTTTTACCATCTTGCTTTGCTTTCTGGTTGCATTTCTCTGCAATGTTCAATCTATCAGGTACTACGCTCATGTTAGCTTCTTAGCTACTGTGCCTACCTTCAAAGAAAGATCTGATTCTATAGAGTATGTCGCAAGGAATTTGAACCGAGGGAGCATGTTTTGGTCACTTGGACTACGAgcattttatttgtcatttccTCTCTTCCTTTGGATATTTGGTCCCATACCGATGTTTGTAGGTTGCTGTGTAATGTCGATTGTTCTCTACTTCTTGGATACCACTACAAGTTTTACCAGGGATCTCCACTGTCAATCTataagagagaaaagaaaggaAACTGATGTAGATGCGTAA